CCGGATCTGCTGGTCGACCCAGCTGGCCTGGTTGTGCATCCGGGCCGCGGCCGCGCTGCGGCCGGTGCGCTCGTCCTTCTCGGGGAGAGGGTCGGTCTGGCGGTCGGGCTGGTCGGTCACTGGGTCACCTCCGTGCGGCCAGATTACCCGGCGGGGGTGGGGCCCCCAGGGTCCTCCGGGTCCTCGGCGGCCTCGCGCGGCATCACGAGCAGGGCCGCGGCGGCGAGCAGGGCGGCGACCGCGCAGACCGTCCAGACGGTGAGGTAGCCCTGCAGCGGGGCGTGGCCCTCGGTCGGGTCGTCGAGCGATCCGGTCGAGGCCAGGGCGATCGCGAACACCGAGGAGGCGATGGCGCCGCCGACGGTCTTGGTCGCGTTGGTCATGCCGGTGGCGAAGCCGGTGCGGTCGGCGGGTGCGGCGGCAGCTGCGGCCGCGGGGAGGGCCGCGACCAGGGCGCCGGACCCGAGGCCGGCGACGGCCATGTTGAGCAGGGCCTGGCCGGTGCTCTCGTGGAAGGGCAGCCACAGCGCGTAGCCGGCGGCGACCAGGACCGCCGAGAGCACCAGCGCGTTGCGGGCGCCGAACCAGCGCGAGGTCAGCGGCAGCGTGAAGGCGCCGATCGCAAGCGTGATGACGTAGACGCCGATCAGGGTGGAGACGAAGCCGGCGTCCGCGCCGAGGCCGTAGCCCGCGACGTCGGGGTCGGTGCGGGCGAAGGTCGACAGCGGGATCTGGGCCCCCAGCACGGACATGCCGAACAGGAACGCGGTCAGCTGCACCGGCCACTGGCGCGGCTGGGCGAACAGCCGGACGTCCACGATGGGGTCGGGGTGGGCGGCCTCGAAACGGACGAACGGCACCATCGTGGCGATCCCGGCGGCGACGAGGACCCACGCGAGGAGGCTGCCGGGACCGTCGAGGCGTACGGCGATCAGGCCCGCCATCACGAGTCCGAGGGCGAGCGTGACCAGGCCCAGGCCGCGGTAGTCGATGCCCCCGCGCCCGACGCCCTGCACGTCCTCGATCCCGACCAGCACGACGAAGAAGCAGGCGGTCACGGCGACGGCCGGGAGCATCAGGACCAGGCCCATCGACGTCGACTCGACGAGCGCCCCGCTGGTGAGCGCGCCGATGATCACCGACAGCTCGAGGGCGCCGACGAGGATCGCGGCCGCTCGCCGGGTCAGGAGCGCCTGGCGGCCGGTGCCGGCCGTCCGGCGGTGGATGATCGCGACCTCCATGGGCAACCACACGACGTACGCACCCTGGAGGGCGAAGCCGACCAGGAACGTCGTGAAGGAGGGGGCGAACGCGAGGATCCAGGAGCCGAGGGCGGTGACGGCGCTGGAGAGCAGCAGCACCTTCTTGTGCCCGACGAGGTCGCCCAGGCGCGCCAGGAACGGCACCACGAGCGCCGAGACGATGAGCTGCGCCGCCTCGAACCAGTTGACGTCGGCGTCGCGCATGTCGAGGTGGTGCGCGACGTCCTTCCAGATGGGCGTGTAGTAGCCCTGCAGGATGCCGCTGGCGATCTCGACGCAGACCAGGAAGCCGACGATGGCGACGAGGCTGTGGGTCCCCTCGGCCGGCCGTCGGTCGAGCCGGTGGACGCTCATCGGGGGATCCTCTCGATCAGGAGCTGGTACCAGGCGACGCCGTCGAGGAACGCCTCGACGTCGAGGTGCTCGTCGTAGGAGTGGATGGACTCGCGCTGGGCCTTGGTCATCCGGAAGGGCGCGAAGCGGTAGACGCGCTCGCAGATCTCGGTGAAGTGGCGCGAGTCGGTGGCGGCCATCATCACGTAGGGGGCGGCGAAGGCGTCGGGGAAGAGCTCGCCGATGGTCTCCTCGAGCAGCGCGAACGCGTCGTCCATCGGGGAGACCGGGCTCGGCTCGTTCTGCTCGACCACGTCGATGTGGACGTCGTCGTCGGAGATCGCGCGGCGCACGTGGTCCAGGACGCCCGCGACGGTGTCGCCGACCATGACCCGGATGTTGACGCCGGCCTTGGCGGTGCTGGCGATGACGTTGAGCGCAGGGCTGCCCGACAGCGTCGTGATCGCGAACGTCGTCCGCGTCATCGCCGCGGACTCGGGACCCGCGGCGACCAGCGCCCGGGTGAGGACCGGGCGGAGACGTCCGGCGTTGGCCATCAGGGGGCGCAGCGCCACGGAGGCGTGCGGGGCCATCCGGCGCAGCAGCTCCACGGTCGCGTCGGGGGTGCTGGCGGGCATGGGAGCCCGCTCGAGCCGGAGGATCGCGCGGGCCAGGCGGGCGGTCGGCCCCATCCGGGCCGGCGTCGACGCGTGGCCGCCACGGCCCTCGACGCGCAGCTCGATGCTGGTGGTGCCCTTCTCGGTCACCCCGATGACGCCGATCGGCGCGGCCACGCCGGGGAAGGCCTCGTGGGCGACAGCGCCGCCCTCGTCGAGCACGAACCAGGGGCGTACGCCGGCCGCCCGCAGGTGGGCGACGGCCTCGGGCGCCGCCGTGCCGGAGACCTCCTCGTCGCAGCCGAACGAGAGCCACACGTCCTGCGCGGGGGTGAAGCCCTGCTCGAGCAGCACCTCGACGGCCTCGGCGATGCCGACCAGCGAGCCCTTGTCGTCGAGGGTCCCGCGGCCCCAGATCGCGCCGCCGACCAGGGTTGCGCCGAAGGGCGGGTGCTGCCAGGGAGCGTCCTCGTCGACGGGCACGACGTCGAGGTGGGCCATCAGCACGACGGGCCGGCTGTCGTCGGCCCCGCGCCAGCGGAAGAGCAGTCCGTGGGTGCCGACGCGGGTCAGCTCGGTCTCGGCGTGCAGCCGCGGGAACTGCTTCCGGAGCTCGACGAGGAACTCGTCGAACTGCGCGGTGTCCACGGCCGCGGGGTCGCGGTGGGAGACCGTCGGGATCCGGACGAGGGCCTGCAGCTTGGCGATCGCGCGGGCGTGCTCGGGCCCGCCCTCCCTCGTGGACATGCGGTGAAACCTAGCCGGGTCGTGCTGCTCAGGGAGCGCTATCGCGCACTCTCATCAGCACGACCGGGCCGACGTGTCTCGGATGTGAGACTGGGCTGGCGTGGTGGTCGTTGACCCCGGTGCCGGGGCCCGGTGGACTGGCGGGGTGCCCCCGTCATCCGCCCCAGCTGCCGCGGTGGACGACGTCCTCGAGCGGCTTGCGTCGGCGTCGCGACGGCGAACCAGCGGCGCCGGTGTCCTCGACGCGATGCCCGAGGGTGATGACGCCGACGGGGTCGAAGGTGTCCGGGATGCCGAACGTTGCTCGCACCTGCGGTTCCTTGTCGGGCGGGATTCCGAAGAAGCAGGACCCGAGCCCCTCGTCGACCGCGGTCTGCAGGATGAGCAGACTCGCCATCGCCGCGTCCATGTGCCAGAACGGCACCGGCCAGCGGGCCTCGTCGCGGTCGGCCCAGCCCTTGTCCGTCTCCGCGTAGCGGGCGAGGTAGGCGGCCTTGCTCGAGCACGGCACCACCACGACGGGCGCCCGCATCATGCCGGCGAGCCAGCTGTCGGGCTGGTCCACGTCGTCGGACGTGGCGACCCAGAAGCGTCGTACGTCGTCGGGGGTGTCCAGCACGAGGAATCCCCAGCCCTGGCTGAAGCCCGCGCTCGGGGCGCGCGTGGCGTTGTCGAGCGCACGGTCGACGACCGCCGGGTCCACCGGGGTCTCGGCGTAGTTGCGGATCATCTTGCGGCGTCGGACGACGTCCTGGAACTCCATGGAGGCAAGCGTGCCTGACGACTTCGAGCGGATGTGGGCCGACCTCGGCCCGGTCGGGCGCTCGGCCACCTCGGGCGGCTACTTCCGCCAGCCCTGGACGTCGGCGGAGGTGGAGCTGCGGTCGTGGTTCGTGGCGCAGTGCGTCGCGCGCGGCCTGCGGGTCGAGGCCGACGGGCTCGGCAACGTGGTCGGCTGGTGGGAGCATCCCGGGGCGTCGGGCCCGGCGGTGCTCACCGGGTCGCACCTCGACTCGGTGCTGGACGGGGGCGCGTACGACGGCCCGCTCGGCGTCGTCTCGGCGCTCGCGGCCGTGGACGCCTTGCGGGACAGGGGATTCGTGCCCGCGCGGCCGATCGGCGTCTCGGTGTTCGCGGAGGAGGAGGGCTCGCGGTTCGGGTTGGCCTGCCTCGGGTCGCGGCTGGTCGCGGGGGCGCTGCCATGGTCGACCGCGCGCGAGCTGCGCGACCGCGACGGGGTGTTCCTCGGCGACGCGCTCGCAGCGGAGGGCCTGGACGGGACGCCGCTGTCGCTGGCGTCGGTCGGCACCTTCGTCGAGCTGCACGTGGAGCAGGGCCGCGACCTCGTCGACCGGGGGGCCGCGGTCGGCGTCGCCAGCGAGATCTGGCCGCACGGGCGCTACCGCTTCGACTTCACCGGGGCCGCCAACCATGCCGGCACGACCCGGATGGAGGACCGCGCCGACCCGATGCTCACCTACGCGATGACGGCGCTCGCCGCCAACAAGCAGGCGCGGCTGGCCGGGCAGCGCGCCACGTTCGGGCGCATCGACGTGGCCCCCAACGGCACCAACGCGATCCCGTCGCGGGTGACCGCGTGGCTCGACGCGCGGTGCTCGACCGATGACGGGCTGGCCTCGCTGGTGGAGGCGATCTCGGCGCAGGCCTCCGACCGGGCCTCTCGGGACGGCACCGCCCTGACCGTCACCGCCGAGTCGGTGTCGTCGTCGGTGGCCTTCTCCCCGGGGCTGGCCGCCTCGATCGCGGCCGACCACGAGGGCGGCGACTGGCCGGTCATCCCGACCCAGGCCGGCCACGACGCCGGCACCCTCTCGGCCGCGGGGATCCCCACCGCGATGCTCTTCGTGCGCAACCCGACCGGCATCTCGCACTCGCCCGCGGAGCACGCCTCGATGCCGGACTGCCTGGTGGGCGTCTCGGCGCTCGCGGACACGCTGGAGAGGCTGGCCGGGTCGTGACGGCGGCGTCGTACCTCCTGGAGCGGGCGTGGGTCGACGGGGCCGTCCACGACGACGTGCTGGTCGAGGTCGAGGACGGACGGTTCACTTCCGTCACACTCCCCGGGCACTCCCGTACGTTCCCGAGGGTTGCAACCCTCCAGAACGTCCGGGATCGCCGGTCCACCGGTGATTCCGCCCCGACCGCGACCCGCATCCCCGGCCTGACGATCCCCGGCCTGGCCAACTGCCACAGCCATGCCTTCCACCGGGCGCTGCGCGGGCGGACCCAGCGGGAGCGGGGGACGTTCTGGACCTGGCGCGACCAGATGTACGCCGTGGCCGGGAGGCTGGACCCCGACACCTACTTCGCGTTGGCGCGAGCGACCTACCGCGAGATGGCGGCGGCGGGGATCACGGCCGTGGGGGAGTTCCACTACCTGCACCACCAGCCCGGCGGCACGCCCTACGCCGACCCGAACGCGATGGGGCTGGCCCTGGTCGAGGCGGCGCGCGAGGCCGGGATCCGGATCGCGCTGCTCGACACGGTCTACCTCAGCTCGGGCTTCGGGAAGCCGGTCGAAACCGCGCAATTGCGCTACGACGACGGTGACGCGGCCGCCTGGGGGGCCAGAACCCAGCAACTGCTGGGAAACGTGCAGCGCGACGGCGTCGTCGTCGGCGCGGCCGTGCACAGCGTGCGGGCCGTCCCGCGCGACCAGCTGGCGACGGTCAGGGAGGCGGTCGACGGCACGATGCCCCTCCACGTCCACCTCTCCGAGCAGGTGGCCGAGAACGACGGCTGCCTCGCGGCGTACGGCGTCACCCCGACCCGGCTGCTCCACGACGCCGGCCTGCTGACGCCCGCGACGACCGCCGTGCACGCGACACACCTCACCGACGACGACATCCGGCTCCTCGGCGAGACCGGCACCTACGCCGACTTCTGCCCCACCACCGAGCGCGACCTCGGCGACGGCATCGGCCCGAGCCGCAGGCTCCACGAGGCCGGCAGCCGGCTGACGCTGGGCAGCGACAGCCACGCGGTCATCGACCTGTTCGAGGAGATGCGGGCGGTCGAGCTCGACGAGCGGCTGGCCACCCGGCAGCGCGGCCACTGGACCGCCGCCGAGCTGCTGACCGCAGCCACGACGACCGGCCACGAGAGCCTCGGCTTCGCCGACGCCGGCGCCATCGCGGTCGGCAACCGGGCCGACCTCGTCACCCTCGACCCCGCCACCCCACGCACCGCCGGGACCGGTGGCGACGAGAACACCGCGGTCTTCGCAGCGACCGCCGAGGACGTCACCCAGGTGATGGTCGACGGGCGGGTCGTGGTGCGGCAGGGTGACCGCGCCGACATCGGGCGCGAGCTGGCGGCCGCCATCGACACGATCTGGAAGGGCACAGCGTGAGCAGCACCCTCATCACCGGCATCGCCGAGCTGGTCACCAACGACCCCGACGCCGACGACCTCCTCGGGGCGATCGCCGACGCCGCCCTCGTCGTCGAGGGGGCGAAGGTCGCCTGGGTCGGCCGGGCGATCGATGCCCCCGAGGCCGACGAGCGCCTCGACGTCGGCGGCCGCGCGGTGCTGCCCGGCTTCGTGGACTCCCACTCCCACCTGGTCTTCGCGGGCGACCGGGCCGCCGAGTTCGCGGCCCGGATGGCAGGCGAGAGCTACGCCGCCGGCGGGATCCGTACGACGGTCGCGGCGACCCGGGCCGCCACCGACGAGCAGCTCACCAGCCACGTGGCCCGGCTGGTCGCCGAGATGCGCCGCCAGGGGACGACCACGGTGGAGATCAAGAGCGGCTACGGCCTCTCCACCCACGACGAGGCGCGCAGCCTGGCCGTGGCCCGGCAGTTCACCGAGGAGACCACGTTCCTCGGCGCCCACGTCGTGCCGGCCGACCACGCCGACGACCCGGCGGCGTACGTCGACCTCGTGACCGGACCGATGCTCGACGCGGCGGCGCCGTACGCCCGCTGGATCGACGTGTTCTGCGAGCGAGGCGCGTTCGACGGCGACCAGGCCCGCACGGTCCTCGCCGCCGGCGCGGCGAAGGGGCTGCGCGGCCGGCTGCACGCCAACCAGCTGGGCCCCGGCCCCGGCGTCCGGCTCGCCGCCGAGCTCGGGCTCACCGCCGTCGACCACTGCACCTACCTCGAGGACGCCGATGTCGACGCGCTGCGCGACAGCGGCACGATCGCGACGCTGCTGCCCGGCGTGGAGTTCTCGACCCGGCAGCCCTACCCCGACGCCCGCCGCCTCCTCGACGCCGGCGTGCGGGTCGCGATCGCCAGCGACTGCAACCCCGGGTCGTGCTTCACCAGCTCGCTGCCGCTGTGCGTCGCGCTGGCCGTCCGGGAGATGGGGATGACCCCCGCCGAGGCGGTCCACGCGGCGACCGCGACGGGAGCGCGCGCCCTCGACCGCGACGACGTCGGCGCGCTCACCGTCGGCAAGCGGGCCGACCTGATGGTGCTCGACGCCCCCAGCCACGTGCACCTGGCCTACCGCCCCGGCGTGCCCCTCGTGCAGCAGGTCTGGCAGGGCGGTCGGCCGGTCTGAGCCGCCCTAAGGCACCCCCGCCGGACGGCCACCTCAGATAGGGAGGTTGTCCGATGTGGGCGCCTACCTCAGGGAGCGAACCTCGTCTCACCGACCCGAGATGAGGAGCACCAGATGTACGACCACACCAACCAGATCCTGAAGTCCGAGATCGACTACCGCGCGATGCGGATCCGGTCCGGGCTCAAGGGGCGCCGCACCAGGCTTCCCCGCGTACGTCGATCCGTGGTGGACAGCGACATCGTCCGCTGACGGGCCCGCGAAAAGATGGGCACCGCACCGGACGTTCACGAGATCATGGGCGACGTGGCAGGACACACGAGCAAGACCCTGGTGGGACGAGACGCCGAGCTGACGGAGATCGCTTCGTTGCTCGGCGTCCGTCGCATCCCCGGGGACCGGTCCTCGAGCGACCGCGAGGCCACCAACGTGCTGCTGTCCGGTGACGCCGGCGTCGGCAAGACCCGCCTGCTGACCGAGCTGCGCGACGTGGCCTTCACCGAGGGCTGGCAGGTCTTCGCCGGCCACTGCCTCGACTTCGGCGACAGCGCCCTGCCCTACCTGCCCTTCTCCGAGGTGCTCGGCCGGATGGCCACCGACCTGCCCGCAGTCGTCGACGCCGTCGCCGGCCAGCACCCCGCCCTGGCCCGCCTCCAGCCCGGCCGTCGCGTGATGAACGCCGACGCCGACCGCGAGACGGGCGCCCTGGACCGCACCGACCTGTTCGAGGCCGTCCACGCCCTGCTCGAGGCCGCCGCCGAGGCCGCGCCGCTGCTCCTGGTCATCGAGGACGCCCACTGGGCCGACCAGTCGACGCGCGACATGCTCAGCTTCCTCTTCTCCCGTCCCTTCGCCGGCCCGGTCGCGATCGTCGCGTCCTACCGCTCCGACGACCTTCACCGCCGCCACCCGCTCCGCACCCAGGTCGCGGAGTGGTCGCGGATCCGCGGGGTCGAGCGGATCCAGCTGGCCCCGCTCTCCGCCGGCGACGTGCGCACCCTCATCGCCGAGCTCGACGCCGGCCCCATCTCCGAGGACCAGGTCGCCGGCATCGTGGACCGCGCCGAGGGCAACGCGTTCTTTGTCGAGGAGCTCGTGGGCGCTGCCTCCGGCCCGGGCCGCTGGGTGCCCGCCGACCTCGCCGACGTGCTGCTCGTCCGCCTCGACCGTCTCGACGACACCGCGCGCCAGGTCGTCCGCGCGGCCAGCGTCGCCGGCCGCAAGGTCAGCCACGAGATGCTGGCCGCCGCCTCCCTGCTTGACGACACCGCTCTCGACGAGGGCCTGCGCCGCGCGGTCGAGATGAACGTCCTGGTCGCCGGCGCCGGCACCTACACCTTCCGGCACGCCCTGCTCGGCGAGGCGGTGTACGACGACCTGCTGCCGGGCGAGCGGGTCCGCCTCCACGCGGCGTACTGCGCGGCGCTGAGCGACGGCCGGGCCCGGGGCACCGCGGCCGAGCTGGCCCGGCACGCCCGGCTGGCCATGGACCTCGACACCGCCCTGGACGCCAGCATCCGGGCCGGCAACGAGGCGACCGCGATCGGCGGCCCGGACGAGGCCGCCCAGCACTACCAACAGGCCCTGGAGCTGCTCGCCGACCCGCGCCGCCGGGCCGACCTCGACGTCGACGTGTCCAAGCTGACCGTCAGCGCGGCCGAGGCCCTGATGGCCAGCGGTCATCCGATCCGCGCCGCGGCGCTGGTGGCCGAGCAGCTGACCTGCCTGCCGGCGGACGCCTCGCCGGCCTGGCGGGCGCGGATGCTGGCCGTCCGCGCGGCGGCCCTGGTGATCATCGAGACCGACGAGGACGCGGCCGCCGTGTCCGCCCGGGCACTCGAGCTGGTGCCGGACGACGCCCCGATGCTGCGCGCCCGGGTGCTGACCACCCATGCCCGGGTGCTCGCCGCGTTGGGCCGCTTCGAGGAGGCCCAGGCGGTCGGCATCGACGCCCTCGCCCTGGCCGAGAAGCTCAACATGTCCGAGCTGGCCTCCGACGCGATCACCACTCTGTCCGGCCTCAAGAAGGCCGGCCCCAAGGAGGGGCTGCGGGCCGCCCTGACCGACGCGATCCTGCGCGCCCAGGAGTCCGGCGCGATCCACGCCGAGCTCCGCGGCCGGTTCTTCCTGGCCCGCTCCTACCAGGACTGGGCGGAGTTCGAGGAGACCGAGCGCTGGTTCCGCAGCGCGATCGAGCGCGGCCAGGCGGCCGGGCTGGCGTGGGCGCCGTACGCCTTCGAGTCGCGGTGGCAGCTCGCCTGGGTGCTGATGGTCAGCGGCCGCTGGGACGAGGCGCTGGAGCTCTGCGGGATCGACGGCCAGTCCGCGCCCCCGATCCCGAAGGCGCTGCTCGACAGCGTCCGGCTCAACATCCAGCACGGCCGCGGGCTCGACGTCGCGGCCGAGACCCTCGCGCTGCGCCGGCACTGGCACAAGGAGGGCGGGATCGCCATCCACGCCAGCACCGTCGAGCTGCTGGACGCCGGGCGCCGCGCGGACGCGGCCGGCGCGGTGGCGTCGTACGAGCACGCCGTCGACGTGCTCGGCCGGATCTGGCACGAGTGGTTCCCGGCCCGGGTGCGGCTCGCCGCGGTCACGATCGGGGCGATCGCCCAGGCCGTCCCGACCCTCGCGGCCGGCGAGCGCGCGACGTTCCAGGAGCGTGCCGAGCGGCTGCACGCCGAGGGCCACACCGTGCTCGAGCGCTACACCGACCCGTCAGGCTTCTGGGGGCCCGAGGGACGAGCCTGGGTGAAGCGCCTCGACGCCGAGGTGCTGCGGCTGCGCTGGCTGACGGGCATCGACGCGCCACCCCTCGACGCCCTCGTGCGCGCCTGGGAGGAGACCGTGGTGCTGTTCGCCGACTTCGGCGACGTCTTCGAGCTGGCCCGCACGCGCACCGTGCTCGCCGGCATCCTGCGGGCGTCCGGCGACGCCACCCGGGCCCGGGAGGTCGGCGACCTGGCGCGCGCCGCAGCCCACCAGCTCGGTGCCCAGCCGCTGCTCGACGAGCTCCGCGCCCTCGGCAGCACCCCCGCCCGGGGCGACGCCGCCCCCGACGCGCTCACGCCCCGCGAGACCGAGATCCTGGCTCTCGTGGCGGAGGGTCGCTCCAACGGCGAGATCGGCAAGCAGCTGTTCATCAGCGCCAAGACCGTCTCGGTCCACGTCTCCAACATCCTCGGCAAGCTCGGGGCGGCCGGCCGCACCGAGGCCGCCGCGATCGGGCGCCGGAGGGGTCTGGTCGAATAGCCGGGTGACCCCCGAGACCTACCGCTGCTCGGCCGCCAGCGCCCTCGACGCGGAGCCGATGGCCGGCACGGCGCCGGAGGACACGGCCTGGCTCCTCGTCGAGTACGCCGGCTCCTGGGGCCGCAACGCCGTGGCCGACAGCCGTCTCCCCGACGGGGTCCGCGAGGTCCTCGAGGGG
The DNA window shown above is from Nocardioides ginsengisegetis and carries:
- a CDS encoding M20/M25/M40 family metallo-hydrolase — encoded protein: MSTREGGPEHARAIAKLQALVRIPTVSHRDPAAVDTAQFDEFLVELRKQFPRLHAETELTRVGTHGLLFRWRGADDSRPVVLMAHLDVVPVDEDAPWQHPPFGATLVGGAIWGRGTLDDKGSLVGIAEAVEVLLEQGFTPAQDVWLSFGCDEEVSGTAAPEAVAHLRAAGVRPWFVLDEGGAVAHEAFPGVAAPIGVIGVTEKGTTSIELRVEGRGGHASTPARMGPTARLARAILRLERAPMPASTPDATVELLRRMAPHASVALRPLMANAGRLRPVLTRALVAAGPESAAMTRTTFAITTLSGSPALNVIASTAKAGVNIRVMVGDTVAGVLDHVRRAISDDDVHIDVVEQNEPSPVSPMDDAFALLEETIGELFPDAFAAPYVMMAATDSRHFTEICERVYRFAPFRMTKAQRESIHSYDEHLDVEAFLDGVAWYQLLIERIPR
- a CDS encoding allantoate amidohydrolase gives rise to the protein MPDDFERMWADLGPVGRSATSGGYFRQPWTSAEVELRSWFVAQCVARGLRVEADGLGNVVGWWEHPGASGPAVLTGSHLDSVLDGGAYDGPLGVVSALAAVDALRDRGFVPARPIGVSVFAEEEGSRFGLACLGSRLVAGALPWSTARELRDRDGVFLGDALAAEGLDGTPLSLASVGTFVELHVEQGRDLVDRGAAVGVASEIWPHGRYRFDFTGAANHAGTTRMEDRADPMLTYAMTALAANKQARLAGQRATFGRIDVAPNGTNAIPSRVTAWLDARCSTDDGLASLVEAISAQASDRASRDGTALTVTAESVSSSVAFSPGLAASIAADHEGGDWPVIPTQAGHDAGTLSAAGIPTAMLFVRNPTGISHSPAEHASMPDCLVGVSALADTLERLAGS
- a CDS encoding formimidoylglutamate deiminase; amino-acid sequence: MTAASYLLERAWVDGAVHDDVLVEVEDGRFTSVTLPGHSRTFPRVATLQNVRDRRSTGDSAPTATRIPGLTIPGLANCHSHAFHRALRGRTQRERGTFWTWRDQMYAVAGRLDPDTYFALARATYREMAAAGITAVGEFHYLHHQPGGTPYADPNAMGLALVEAAREAGIRIALLDTVYLSSGFGKPVETAQLRYDDGDAAAWGARTQQLLGNVQRDGVVVGAAVHSVRAVPRDQLATVREAVDGTMPLHVHLSEQVAENDGCLAAYGVTPTRLLHDAGLLTPATTAVHATHLTDDDIRLLGETGTYADFCPTTERDLGDGIGPSRRLHEAGSRLTLGSDSHAVIDLFEEMRAVELDERLATRQRGHWTAAELLTAATTTGHESLGFADAGAIAVGNRADLVTLDPATPRTAGTGGDENTAVFAATAEDVTQVMVDGRVVVRQGDRADIGRELAAAIDTIWKGTA
- a CDS encoding AAA family ATPase; the encoded protein is MAGHTSKTLVGRDAELTEIASLLGVRRIPGDRSSSDREATNVLLSGDAGVGKTRLLTELRDVAFTEGWQVFAGHCLDFGDSALPYLPFSEVLGRMATDLPAVVDAVAGQHPALARLQPGRRVMNADADRETGALDRTDLFEAVHALLEAAAEAAPLLLVIEDAHWADQSTRDMLSFLFSRPFAGPVAIVASYRSDDLHRRHPLRTQVAEWSRIRGVERIQLAPLSAGDVRTLIAELDAGPISEDQVAGIVDRAEGNAFFVEELVGAASGPGRWVPADLADVLLVRLDRLDDTARQVVRAASVAGRKVSHEMLAAASLLDDTALDEGLRRAVEMNVLVAGAGTYTFRHALLGEAVYDDLLPGERVRLHAAYCAALSDGRARGTAAELARHARLAMDLDTALDASIRAGNEATAIGGPDEAAQHYQQALELLADPRRRADLDVDVSKLTVSAAEALMASGHPIRAAALVAEQLTCLPADASPAWRARMLAVRAAALVIIETDEDAAAVSARALELVPDDAPMLRARVLTTHARVLAALGRFEEAQAVGIDALALAEKLNMSELASDAITTLSGLKKAGPKEGLRAALTDAILRAQESGAIHAELRGRFFLARSYQDWAEFEETERWFRSAIERGQAAGLAWAPYAFESRWQLAWVLMVSGRWDEALELCGIDGQSAPPIPKALLDSVRLNIQHGRGLDVAAETLALRRHWHKEGGIAIHASTVELLDAGRRADAAGAVASYEHAVDVLGRIWHEWFPARVRLAAVTIGAIAQAVPTLAAGERATFQERAERLHAEGHTVLERYTDPSGFWGPEGRAWVKRLDAEVLRLRWLTGIDAPPLDALVRAWEETVVLFADFGDVFELARTRTVLAGILRASGDATRAREVGDLARAAAHQLGAQPLLDELRALGSTPARGDAAPDALTPRETEILALVAEGRSNGEIGKQLFISAKTVSVHVSNILGKLGAAGRTEAAAIGRRRGLVE
- a CDS encoding MFS transporter, which encodes MSVHRLDRRPAEGTHSLVAIVGFLVCVEIASGILQGYYTPIWKDVAHHLDMRDADVNWFEAAQLIVSALVVPFLARLGDLVGHKKVLLLSSAVTALGSWILAFAPSFTTFLVGFALQGAYVVWLPMEVAIIHRRTAGTGRQALLTRRAAAILVGALELSVIIGALTSGALVESTSMGLVLMLPAVAVTACFFVVLVGIEDVQGVGRGGIDYRGLGLVTLALGLVMAGLIAVRLDGPGSLLAWVLVAAGIATMVPFVRFEAAHPDPIVDVRLFAQPRQWPVQLTAFLFGMSVLGAQIPLSTFARTDPDVAGYGLGADAGFVSTLIGVYVITLAIGAFTLPLTSRWFGARNALVLSAVLVAAGYALWLPFHESTGQALLNMAVAGLGSGALVAALPAAAAAAAPADRTGFATGMTNATKTVGGAIASSVFAIALASTGSLDDPTEGHAPLQGYLTVWTVCAVAALLAAAALLVMPREAAEDPEDPGGPTPAG
- the hutI gene encoding imidazolonepropionase; this encodes MSSTLITGIAELVTNDPDADDLLGAIADAALVVEGAKVAWVGRAIDAPEADERLDVGGRAVLPGFVDSHSHLVFAGDRAAEFAARMAGESYAAGGIRTTVAATRAATDEQLTSHVARLVAEMRRQGTTTVEIKSGYGLSTHDEARSLAVARQFTEETTFLGAHVVPADHADDPAAYVDLVTGPMLDAAAPYARWIDVFCERGAFDGDQARTVLAAGAAKGLRGRLHANQLGPGPGVRLAAELGLTAVDHCTYLEDADVDALRDSGTIATLLPGVEFSTRQPYPDARRLLDAGVRVAIASDCNPGSCFTSSLPLCVALAVREMGMTPAEAVHAATATGARALDRDDVGALTVGKRADLMVLDAPSHVHLAYRPGVPLVQQVWQGGRPV
- a CDS encoding nitroreductase family protein; translated protein: MEFQDVVRRRKMIRNYAETPVDPAVVDRALDNATRAPSAGFSQGWGFLVLDTPDDVRRFWVATSDDVDQPDSWLAGMMRAPVVVVPCSSKAAYLARYAETDKGWADRDEARWPVPFWHMDAAMASLLILQTAVDEGLGSCFFGIPPDKEPQVRATFGIPDTFDPVGVITLGHRVEDTGAAGSPSRRRRKPLEDVVHRGSWGG